A window of the Bacillus andreraoultii genome harbors these coding sequences:
- a CDS encoding YlaN family protein, with amino-acid sequence MASEMKIDHRDQAYLLLQSYADKIIKLIQVQMDHLTMPQCPLYEEVLDTQMFGLSRQIDFAVKLGLVDEQDGKDLLDSVERKLSALHEASLKK; translated from the coding sequence GTGGCGTCTGAAATGAAAATAGATCATCGAGATCAAGCCTATCTTTTGTTACAATCATATGCGGATAAGATAATCAAACTTATCCAAGTTCAAATGGATCACTTAACGATGCCCCAATGCCCATTATACGAAGAAGTATTAGATACGCAAATGTTTGGTCTTTCACGTCAAATAGATTTTGCAGTTAAACTTGGGCTCGTCGATGAACAAGATGGAAAAGATTTACTAGATTCAGTTGAACGGAAACTTTCAGCCTTGCATGAAGCTTCATTGAAAAAGTAA